Within the Camelus dromedarius isolate mCamDro1 chromosome 9, mCamDro1.pat, whole genome shotgun sequence genome, the region ACCCTGAGCTGAATTTCAGACAGGGCTCAGGAAGTAGGGAGATCACTGCCTGTCTTCTCTCACCTAGCACATGGGTATATCTTGAGGAAAATGGATTTGAACTCAGCATTGGTTCTGCTTAGCAGTGGCTGCCTGTGTAGAGGATCCTGAGGCCCTCACTGGATTTGGTGGGACAGAGGGCTGCAACTGATTAGCAGTGCCCGCCCTGGGTGAGCTGCGCAAGAGGTGGGAAGCCTTGGGTACTCAGAGTGGTGTGGGAACACATGGCTGTTCCTTGGGGTCATCCCATGGCTCCAGGTGCAAAGACTAAGGGGAACACAGTGACCGTTGGCCTTCTCAGCTGGCCACTGACCACCTGGATACTCTTCCATCATCTGGTTTCCTGTGTCCCTCAGTCAAGATGAGACCTGAGCTGGGCTTAGATGTCACCTTTCCCATCTGATCCTGTCATCACTAACTCAGACTTCCTCCTGAGGGAGTGTTGGGGGAATTTTACTGCCTCCTGCCCAAGGCTTGGCTGTGAACAGTGCATTCAGGAACAGGCACTGCTCTCAGAGGACGTGCAACAGCTCAGAGAGGGAGCCCCAGCCTCCAGCTGCTGGGGAAAGcccttgcttaaaaaaaattgtggtaaaaaaacacataacataaaatttaccatcttaaccattttaaagtgtacagttcaatagtgttaagtatattcatgttgttgtgacacagatctccagaactttttcatcttgcaaatctgaaTCTTTGTAACCATCAAACAAGtcccatttcccctcctcccagatcatgataaccaccattctgctttttGTCTTTATGACTTTGTCCCTcatataattcattcattcatatatgtggaatcagtctttctgtttctggctttttcacttagcataatgtcctcgagTTTCATCCAGGTAATAGCATGAGTCAGAacctccttcctttttaaggccaaagaatactccattgtatgtgttgactgaaataaatgcacaatctaaaagttgagagttatgttttactcggtggacaattctgaggactcagcccaggatgacagcctctcagttctctctgagggactgctctgaagaggtaggggaggagctaagatatatatgagttttacaacaaagcccaggtagttggaacattaaaagattacttgttatctaaagaaaaccaggcatctcaagttaaagaatttagcacttttctatgtatggaagGAAGCAAACacttgggctcactgaattcattcctttgacaagcacctagctatctagggccagtatcctgtcctttcttgttctgagtcccctcagagggcaccattgtgagtggctgcagaggctgggctgcaggcttgccTTCACTGAggggtggtggcagccactgatgatttGATGGCTTTagcgttctttgtttactgatatggcttgcagtatttttcattcacatatgtatatgctattttttgtttattccttcatCTGTCAATGACACTTGGTTTCTTCCACATTTGGctgttataaacaatgctgctatgcaCATGGGTATactaatatctctttgagactctgctttcagttctttcggATATTTttccagaagtgggactgctggatcttatgatagttctatttttccatttctgaggaaccaccatactgatttccacagtggctgcgccaTTTTAGGCTTCACAGCTAGAGCTCTcctgcatttttgttttcctttcttagtcACTCTCAGCACATCTGTGAGGTGTTACCATCCCTGTTTGACAGAAGACTTGACCAAACCCAGCCCCATCCTGCAACCTGGTGGCAGAGCTAAGAAGACCAGGAAGGAGGCCACCGGGCTCCCTTCTGAGACCCAGTCCATGCCAGACACCCCCCCCCGCCGCCACTCCAACACACATAGACCCTGGCAGTGGGGCAGTCAGAGTCGGGGCAACTCTGAGAGGGAGGGTCTGAAGCTGCCAGGGTCAGGGCCCTTCCCTCTGAACGTCAGGGCTTAGAGGGCCTTCCCAACCTCCAGCTGGGGGCCCAAACCATAATGCTGCTTGGTCTGGGTAACAAAAATGGATGAAGTGGGCCCAGTGGGGCCTGTGGGGTCGCAGAGAGTTCCCTCAGCTATATAAGCACACAGgcccagcagagccagggctatttattcaagagaaatgGGAAGTCCAGACTCTAATGAGCAattgcctgatttttaaaatattttatttatttattttgttttttggggggagataattaagcttatttatttatttaatggaggtactggggattgaacccaggacctcatgcatgctaggcatgcgctctactacttgagctataccctcccccctgagaAATTGCCTGATTTTAGTAAATTATGTCTACTTTGGGGATTCCAGTGTGATGTTTGACTTGGTTCAGCTTTCTCTTCATTTAATGGAAGGgcaaattgaggcccagagaagggagagaagagtcCAGGTCCCCTGCCTCCAGGCCACAACCCTCCTGAGGCAGAAGCAGATTTCCAAGGGGCCTCAGAAGTACCTGGTGCCCACCCCTGTCCACCACAACCCTTGCTTCAAGCCTTCCTTGGATGCTGATCCAGTGGAATCCTGAGAGCTGATAACACCATACGCCACTGAAGCCAGTCTCTCCCCTGGTGTCCTGTCTGGGCAGAGAGGGGTAGGGGTTGGAATCTGTGCTGATATCAACCACAAGCTAACTCTTACTACTATCACAACCCAAAAggccctttttacagatgagaaaactgaggctaagaggcCCTGGTCAGTGAATGCCAGAAGCAGgcatttgaacccagatctgttgTGACTCAAGTCCTTGCTTTTAACCTCAGGGCCATATATCTCTCTGCTCCAGGATCTCCATCCACGTGCAGGAGACAGATACTCCTGGGGAACTGCTTGTGACACGAGGGGGCAGCCTCAGATACCCCCCCTCTACAGAGCCTCTAGGAGCTGCCCATCCAGGTGAGAAAGACCCACCTGGGCCCAGGTGCTGTCCCCAGGCCCCTGGGACTGAGTCGGGAGAACATATCCCCAAAGGAGCCAGTGCATTTTCCCCACTGCGGAGGCGGAGCAGTGGCGGGGGAGCAAAGGCCAAGGAGaagcaggggcctggggctgctccctctgctgtGGCACTGAGCAGTCCCAGGAAGGGCAAGGGTGCCGATGCCGGGGCCCCAGGCCCGCCGCAGGACACAGACCCAGGAACAGCAAACCCTGAGCCTGAGAAGGACTGCACAGCCGGCGACACAGGCGGaacagaagcaggaaggaggaCGCCCCCGGGAGCAGAGGCTGGCAGCCTGGTTCTGGGTAAGTGAGGCCGCTGCTGTGCCCCGAGGGGAGTGAGATTGAAGGGCCTACTGCTGGGCATCCTCCCTGAAGCTTTCAGGGAGAGAGAATGTGGGTTTGGGCGAGTCCAAGACTTGGAACAGTTTGCGGCATTTCCCCGGGCTGGAGACAGAGGCACGGAGAGTCAGGTTGGCTGTAGCCTTTGGAGAGGCAGGAACCTCTGGGTGGATTTCTCAAAGCCACCTGCCTGCTGATACTATTGGAATCATTCTGGATTGAGACAAGGAAGGCTCCTATTAGAAAGCAAATCCACTAACTGGTGTATTTAACCTACCATCAGCCATTTGCACCGAATGGCCTCTCATTCAGGATCGGGAAGGGGCTGCTGACCTGTTTTCTGTCCCAGTGGTGCTGACAGGCTTCCCTGTGCTCCTGTGACCCAAAGGGCCTCAAGTCCTCCAGCCCTTAAGGTCACACCCTCATTGGTCGGAGCCCTCATCCCACATGGCAGCAGGAAGTCCACCCTTTGCTGATTCCCTGCCCCAGAATTTCTGGAAGTCCCTGAGGATGGGCTGAGTGTTCTGCAGGTCATCCTGTGCCTCCTGACACTTCCAGGCCCCACCGCTGCCCTGTCATGCTGACCTCTCTGgctgcttcctctccccttgcaTGACTTGGTCCCAGTGTGGACACAGGCATCCCTTAGTTCCTGAAACACAGTGGAGAGCAGGCTGTGGCTTTTGAGTCTTTTCTGAGACTTGGGATGGTGATAAAGCCAACACCAGCAAGGCTTCAGTGTGTGCTGAGACCCGGGCATCGGTGGTGGCATCGGTCCTCACAGGCCTCTGGTGTGGAGATGTGTGGAAACACAGGAGAGGCTGAGAAACACGCTTAAGGCCACAGAGGCAGCGCTGACGGGGCCAGGATCTGACTGTTGGGCTCCAAACCTTGTGGCTACACAGCCACTGAGGACAGAAGGCAGTTACTTTGCAGCAAAGGAAACTTCAGATGGGAACTCTAGATGTGGAATCCCTGTGACACAGCCAGAATCCAGGCTTTCCTAAACTTTCTAGGGGctcagaaaacaacaaaaccaccAATGTTACCCACTTGTAGTCTAGGGCTCGGGCTCACCTTTGCAGAAACAAAACGGATACACAATATGCTCTCAAAGCAAACTCCATCTTCTACTTTTGGGAGCAGAAAGTTGCTTatcaaacaaagagaaaatagcaGTATTTCCTCTGCTCTGGATACACGGCTGTGGAGGTAATGGAGTTGTCCCTGGAATATTTGGAGTGCTCCTGTGACCAGGCTCTGAACAAGTGGGTCTGGGATGAGGGtagggggtgtgggggtgtgggtggggagctGAGAGGTGGAGGCTGCACAATGGAGGCTCACAGGCTGCCGTCTCCTGAACAGATGACAGTCCGGCCCCGCCAGCCCCTTTCGAACACCGGGTGGTGAGTGTCAAGGAGACCTCGACCTCAGCAGGCTACGCAGTGTGCCAGCACGAAGTCCTGGGAGGGTAAGCGGGCCCTCTGATTGatggggagtggggcagggacACGGACAACTGAGCTGGGTGCTGCTGGGTGGTTCCTGGGAACTGACTGAAGGAGCCACGGCCAGGAGTGGGATGTctgagggttgggggagggctcACAAAGAATGGGTGAAGAGACACCTGCAGAGTGCAGGGGAGCCCGCATGGTACGAGTGAGAAGAGGCGGAGCGTGCAGGGGGACCCACATGGTGTGGGCGTGGGACCCGTGTCCTGGAGGTGGCAGGAGAGCCAACGTGGGGTGGGGTAAGAGGGATGTCCTTTAGGGTGCGGGACTgcccaggggtgggggggagggggacaccCCTAGAATGCAGGACGGCCCACATGAATAGGGTGAAGAAGATCTTCTCCAGGTTCAAGTAGCCTGCGTGATGTGGGGGTGATGACTGTGGTACCTCAGGGGTGCAGGGTGATCCCCAGGGTGTGTGGGGGACAGAGGTAGGACCGGAAAAGCCCCAGGGCCAGGATGGGGATGGTCCACCACGTGGGGGGTGCACCTCTGTGGCTCTGAGCCTGCTGAGTCCTCGTGTCTCTGCAGGGGCCGATTTGGCCAGGTCCACAGATGCACAGAGAAGGCCACAGGCCTCTCGCTGGCGGCCAAGATCATCAAAGTGAAGAGCACCAAGGACCGGGTGAGGTGTTTGCCCTGGGCCAGGCTCAGgactccttcctttccttctgggcTGCCCAGGGCCTGCACAGCCCTGGGCCCCTCCATGCTGAGCAGGAAACCCGGCCacctttccctcttcttttccatgACCCCCACCTTCCAGTCAGCGGTCACCTTGCACCCTGGGCAATGGGGCCCTCCGGGACCTCCAGGTTTCCTTCTTGGGCCTCAGGCTTCCTCTCTGGGAAAAGGGTGGGTTAGACTAAGGTCCCTTCTGTTCTGAGAAGCTGGTGTGGGTGGTGAGTTGAGGAAACCTGGGGTAATGAGAGCAGGAACAAGGATGTGGGTGGGCGGGCGTGTGTCTCGGGAGGCACAGCTGGCTTCTCTTCCTGACCGGTTTCTTGGAAACGCCTCTCCCCTCTGGCTCCACAAGGAGGATGTGAAGAACGAGATCAGCATCATGAACCAGCTCAGCCACGTGAACCTGATCCAGCTCTACGACGCCTTTGAGAGCAAGAACAGCTTCACCCTCGTCATGGAGTAGTGAGTGCGGGAGTCGGGCTggggcacagggcagggctgggagctgcgGTTCCAAGCagagccctccctgcccctcccctcactgtgACTCCCAGGGACCGCAGTCCTCTGATCTTCTTGACACTCCAGTACGGAACGTGGAGGACAAAGCCATGTGTCACAAACCAGCGGCCAGTGAACCTGGTCTGACCTGCAAATCTTGGTTTGGCCTACACAATTTTTAGTAATTTTGATTTAGTTGTTAACAGTTGGAAATTGGGAAATTCCACATTAAAACCTAGATGTCTGGCTTTTCTTGAAAATATAAGGGCTCTAGTCATGCTGGATCCGCGTTTCCAGCTGGAAACGGCATGCTGGAGCTCATAGTAACTCACCTTTGCAGACAGGGCAGCCAGTCTCCCATTTGCTACAGTCCCCACCGCTTCCAACGACCCGTGACACGGAGGCCGAGGGCTCAGGGGACATTTATTATTGTGCTTGTGTTGCTCTTTCCTTCTGGTAGGACTGAGGAGAGGGAAACATTTGTCATGTCATTTCTCTATCagaagtggaaaaacaaaagttGGATTAAGGGCTGTgagtttcaggaaaacttttgtCTCATATCTGGTCTGATCTGTCCACTTAGGGTTCTTGCCATGTAGGTACTGACTGTTTCCTGTAGGCCAATGAGTTACAACCTTGGCCTAGGGTCTCTGGAGTGAGAACTGGGAGTGAGCCTGGATGATCAACCCTGCAGACaagccccagcctccctcccattTGGCCCACCTCTTCCTTTCTACCACCCACACTCTGAACTGGGGATGGGGCAGAGCAAAGGCCCCCATAAAACCCCAAATGGCAGTGGTGCCCGTGGGCTCACGTGGCGATAAGAGTGGACGAGCCCTCTGAGAGTCTTGCTCAGCCGGCGCCTGCCTCTCCCTTTGCCCTGGCAGTGTGAATGGGGGTGAACTCTTCGACCGGATCACGGAAGAGAAATACAACCTGACGGAACTGGATGTGGTCTTGTTCACCAAGCAGATCTGCGAGGGCGTGCATTACCTCCATCAGCACTACGTCCTGCACTTGGACCTCAAGGTCAGGGTCCGCCCTGGGCATATGGCGGGTGGGCCCCAGGttcccagcctctgctgctcccTCATCTTTGAGATCTCTGTCAGCAGATAGTCCTGGCTTCCTTTCCCGGCCCTGCCATTTCCTCACTCTGGGGTCTTGGGCCGGCAAGTCTCAGCCTCAGTTCTtcaatctgtaaaatgtggataatatgTACCTCGTTAAGTgttatttgaaaatcaaatgatACAATGacctttttttctataaaaatatctttaagattagttttttaaaaattaaaataggaagATATGCATGTGGCAACAAATACAGATAAtgaagaaatgtataaaatgcaTGGTGAAAGTTCTTCCCCCTCAGTCTCTATGCTGAGAGGTCTTCTGTACTAACAATTTGACATGACACACGGTCAGTTACACACAAAGGGGATTGTACTGTgcatcttgtttttaaatttgccttttttaGTTAATGCTACATTGTAGACactttttcttattctctttaaGGGCCATATGATATTCTATTGACTGAATGCAATTCACTTTCTTTTGTCTACTTGACAAAAAGTAAACACTTGATACGTGGTggccattctttttcttttttttccacatgtgttaatttctggaatatctattctgttccattgatctgtgtgtctgtttttatgccaataccatccTATTTTAATGActatgatgcctccagctttattcttctttcttaagattgctttggttatttgggttcttttgtggttccatacaaattttagatggcttgttctgttttgttgaaaaatgccattggaattttgatagggattgcattaaatcagtacattgctttgggtagtaagacattttaacaatatcaattcttccaatccatgggcaaggactatctttccatttgtttatgtcttctttaatttctttcatcaatgtcttagttttcagtgtattgATCTTTCATCAGCTTGGTTAAATTTtctcctaagtatttttttttttgatcaattataaatttctctttctgagaatttcttgttagtgtatagaaatggaaTTGATTTTGCATATTGCTTTTGTATTCTGAAAAATCTACTGAATTTATAAGTTCTAACAgctttttggtggagtctttagagttttctatatatatcatgtcatctacaaacagtgacagttttacttctttctttctgattcgGATggcttttacttctttattttgcctaattactctggctaggatttccaatactattttgaataaaagtggcaagagtgggcatccttgtcttattccttctcttagaggaaaagctcccagtttttcactattgagtatgttATCTGTCGACTTGTCATATATaacctttattatgttaaggtacATTCTCTCTATAACCAGtttgttgacagtttttattatgaaataggtGTTGAACTTTGTTAAGTGCCTTGTCTGCATCTACTGAGGtgatcatgatttttattttcattttattaatgtggtgtgtcacactgattgatttgcatatgttgaaccatcttttcATCCTtagaataaatcccatttgatcatggtgtataatctattttatatattgtttaatttggtttgttaatactttgttgaggatttttacatctatgtttgtCAGGgatattggcttataattttcctttcttataatgtccttgtctggttttggttatcagggtaatgctggccttgtaaaatgagtttggaagtgttcccttcCCTTCtactttttggaagagtttaagaaggattgGTACTAATTCCTCTTTAAATGATtgatagaattcactagtgaagccaatatagtagccactagccacatgtgacaaTTAAGCTTGTCACTTGAAATAAGGCTAGTGaggaaattaatttcaaattttattacttttaattaatttaaatttaaaaacttaaactcGATTATTAGAAAACATTTAAGTACATTTGGAACAAATTCAAAATGTGAATTTACTTTTCAAATCTATACATTTCATGAAATGTAAATACAATTATTCATGAAATCTAAATACATCTAAAatgtttctgatgaaaattttGTATCTGAATTGAGGTGTgctataaatgtaaaattcacaCTGGCCTTCAAAGACAGtatgataaaaataatgaaaaatatctcATTGATATTTGTTATTTTGATAACCTACGGAAATGAtgctattttttatatattgggttaaataaaattattataaaaattaagttaaacatTGTACTTGGGTTCTAAccagggcaattaggcaagaaacagaataaaaagcatccagattgaaaaggaagaagtaaaactctatTCACAGGTGA harbors:
- the MYLK3 gene encoding myosin light chain kinase 3 isoform X4, whose amino-acid sequence is MRLTPGPPAQAKAAHSGGEAPPRISIHVQETDTPGELLVTRGGSLRYPPSTEPLGAAHPGEKDPPGPRCCPQAPGTESGEHIPKGASAFSPLRRRSSGGGAKAKEKQGPGAAPSAVALSSPRKGKGADAGAPGPPQDTDPGTANPEPEKDCTAGDTGGTEAGRRTPPGAEAGSLVLDDSPAPPAPFEHRVVSVKETSTSAGYAVCQHEVLGGGRFGQVHRCTEKATGLSLAAKIIKVKSTKDREDVKNEISIMNQLSHVNLIQLYDAFESKNSFTLVMEYVNGGELFDRITEEKYNLTELDVVLFTKQICEGVHYLHQHYVLHLDLKPENILCVNQTGHQIKIIDFGLARRYKPREKLKVNFGTPEFLAPEVVNYEFVSFPTDMWSVGVITYMLLSGLSPFLGETDAETMNFIVNCSWDFDADTFEGLSEEAKDFVSRLLVKEKSCRMSATQCLKHEWLNNLPAKASKSKVRLKSQLLLQKYMAQRKWKKHFYVVTAANRLRKFPTCP